The Salvelinus alpinus chromosome 14, SLU_Salpinus.1, whole genome shotgun sequence genomic sequence TCAGGTAACAGGGGAGGCAGACAGACTCTCTGGGTTCAGGTAACAGGGGAGGCAGACAGACTCTCTGGGTTCAGGTAACAGGGGAGGCAGACAGACTCTCTGGGTTCaggtaacagggtaacaggggAGGCCACTGGGGGATTTTCACCCCTTCAAAGATGTGATCCACCAAACTGTTGCCAAGGGAGACATGGATGGGCAGAGGGCATGGAAACCATGTCTGTCAGTCTATACTAGAGAGGTGGATGTTGTGTTGCCATGGTATCATCATGTTGAAGACAGATGCACATTCCACTTCCCAGAATACCATGTCCTTTTCTGAGTGAACACTTCCTTCTTCCTCTCTTACCTTCAACCTAGAGACCGGCTGTTCTCCTGGGTTGAGGCTGGCTGTTCTCTGTTCTCCTGAGTTGAGACTGGCTGTTCTCCTGGGTTGAGGCTGGCTGTTCTCTGTTCTCCTGAGTTGAGGCTGGCTGTTCTCTGTTCTCCTGAGTTGAGACTGGCTGTTCTCTGTTCTCCTGAGTTGAGACTGGCTGTTCTCCTGGGTTGAGGCTGGCTGTTCTCCTGGGTTGAGGCTGACTGTTCTCCTGGGTTGAGGCTGGCTGTTCTCTGTTCTCCTGAGTTGAGACTGTCTGTTCTCCTGGGTTGAGGCTGACTGTTCTCCTGGGTTGAGGCTGACTGTTCTCTGTTCTCCTGAGTTGAGGCTGGCTGTTCTCCTGAGTTGAGGCTAACTGTTCTCTGTTCTCCTGGGTTGAGGCTGGCTGTTCTCCTGGGTTGAGGCTGGCTGTTCTCCTGGGTTGAGGCTGACTGTTCTCTGTTCTCCTGAGTTGAGACTGGCTGTTCTCTGTTCTCCTGAGTTGAGACTGGCTGTTCTCCTGGGTTGAGGCTGACTGTTCTCTGTTCTCCTGGGTTGAGGCTGGCTGTTCTCCTGGGTTGAGGCTGGGTTGAGGCTGGCTGTTCTCCTGGGTTGAGGCTGAGTTGAGGCTGACTGTTCTCCTGGTTGAGGCTGAGTTGAGGCTGACTGTTCTCCTGGGTTGAGGCTGACTGTTCTCCTTGATTGAGGCTAACTGTTTTCCTTGATTGAGGCTGACTGTTCTCCTGGGTTGAGGCTGGCTGTTCTCCTGGGTTGAGGCTGGCTGTTCTCCTGGGTTGAGGCTGACTGTTCTCCTGGGTTGAGGCTGACTGTTCTCTGTTCTCCTGGGTTGAGGCTGGCTGTTCTCTGTTCTCCTGAGTTGAGGCTGACTGTTCTCCTTGATTGAGGCTAACTGTTTTCCTTGATTGAGGCTGACTGTTCTCCTGAGTTGAGGCTGGCTGTTCTCCTGGGTTGAGGCTGACTGTTCTCCTGGGTTGAGGCTGACTGTTCTCTGTTCTCCTGAGTTGAG encodes the following:
- the LOC139538249 gene encoding heat shock protein DDB_G0288861-like — protein: MTLDLQPQPRRTTSLNPASTQENSQPQPRRTVSLNPGEQSASTQENSQPQPRRTASLNPGEQSASTRRTVSLNSASTQENSQPQPSLNPGEQPASTQENREQLASTQENSQPQLRRTENSQPQPRRTASLNPGEQPVSTQENREQPVSTQENREQSASTQENSQPQPRRTASLNSGEQRTVSLNPGEQSASTQENSQPQLRRTVSLNQGKQLASIKENSQPQLRRTENSQPQPRRTENSQPQPRRTVSLNPGEQPASTQENSQPQPRRTVSLNQGKQLASIKENSQPQPRRTVSLNSASTRRTVSLNSASTQENSQPQPSLNPGEQPASTQENREQSASTQENSQSQLRRTENSQSQLRRTENSQPQPRRTASLNPGEQPASTQENREQLASTQENSQPQLRRTENSQPQPRRTVSLNPGEQTVSTQENREQPASTQENSQPQPRRTASLNPGEQPVSTQENREQPVSTQENREQPASTQENREQPASTQENSQSQLRRTENSQPQPRRTAGL